Within Trichoderma atroviride chromosome 2, complete sequence, the genomic segment TCTCCGAGGGGCACTAATTCGAACGATGTCGAAGGGTTCCGGGAATACGGTTTTGGAGGTACGGGAGTACACGTATTTGCCTTTTCAGGCCATGTCTGTTCTGGACTCTGGACCCCCGCAGTTTTTGGAGTCGAAGATTGCGGGGTGCAGTTGTCTAGCTTGAAGGGCGAAGATGGAGTTTGTTGTCCGGAATGAAGATCCGGAGTGAGCAAAGTTGGGGGCTGATGCTGGAACAGAGCTTTTATGGGTTGAGAAGTTTGGATATTTTGGAGTACAAGATTTCACTTTGAACGAGATTTACCGTTTATGAGACGTCGTAAAATAGTTTGTGTTGGATATTATATAGCTTagtctacatgtacttcataacagcagcatcgcaaCTCATGTTGAAATTCTCGCTGAACCCAtcacaaacaaacaaattcatcaacatcatcacctcaTTCCCATTATCCAATGCGAAAGTTGATGCGTCTCACAGGAGCAAACAGCTCCTCAATCGGTACCGTCCGCTCAATCATGTTCTGCTCATACAAAAACTGCACCACCGCCTCCAACGTCTTGCGGTTCTCTTCCAAGCCATACGGCCAGCAGTCTCCCCCAAAAGTCTCCTGAATCTCGTCCAAGTCCCGACCCAGCCAAGGCAGCATGTATCTGAGCGCGCCGAGCGACTCCATCCGCTTGCGCGCAATCTCCTTGCTGTCCTCGAGAGCGTTGAACAGCGCCGAGGCGACAAACTTGTTTGCCTCGTAGAACTCGCGGCGAAAAGCAACCAAGTGCATGATGGGGAAGATGCCCGTCCGCTTGTAGTAATCACTCTCGACGTCCTTGAAGTTGGGGAACAATCTCTGTACATGCGGGACCTTGTTGAGGCACGCAGGAATATCAGCGCCAATCGTAGCAGCGACTTCGCCAGACTCCAACATATCCGAAAGCGACTTGTTCGGATCCGTGTTGTTCGTGATCTTCACCggcttcagcagcggcagcaccgACGGCTGGCCATGCGACCCCGGCGTCTCCATCTTGCCCTGCACCCACTCAATCGTCGACAAGTCCACGCCGTACTCGTGCTGCAGGATGCCGCGGATGTACACCGCCGCCGTCATGTGGTACAGCTGCACGCCAATGCGCTTGCCGTTGAGGTCCTCGGGCTTCTTGACGATGTTTGTGTTGACGCAGATGAAGGAGTGGCGGAACACGCGCGACGCAAAGACGGGGATGGCGACGAAGCTGCGGTCGCCGGCGACGTGGCGCGTGATGTACTCGGAGGCGGACAGTTCGGAGACGTCGAATTCCTTGTTGGCGACCATGCGGTCGAAGATGTCGCGCGGGTGCTGCACCTCGACGAAGTTGACGTTGAGGCCGGGCGTGGGCACTTCGCCGGTGGAGAGGGGCACCATGCGGTCGTAGAGGGCGCAGGCGAAGTTGACGTTGAGGGGGGGCATGTTGAAGATTTAGCAAGCTTGCTGTAACTGTCAAATATGTTGCGtatgaagctgcagctggagctggagccgagtctatcttcaatcttctttaCTCTATATAGCTCCGTGGATTGATGTATAAGCAGAGTCGAGCCCATCTACGGTGCAAGATGTCCAAAGCTACAAGACACAAGCTCAGCTACGAGCTGCATCATTCCCGGCATTGGACTCCGGCCATCACAATCTCATTTCAAGCAATCCCATCTGTGAAAATGAAATTCCATCGAAGAGTGCTCCGGATGTCGACTCCGGAGCTAGCTGAAGGCGGGGCCGCCAAAGAGTCCTAAAAGCGGCAGCACTTTGTACAGGAACAGCTAAAGAGTGCATTAGCAGCAAGTCGTTGGTATTAGACAGCAGCAGTTGTGAATAGGGCATTTACAAAGTGTTTGTAGAAAAGTCTAGATGTTGgtagaaagagaaggagtcTGATGGAGCGAACATTGACCCGAACATCGACCCGAATACCCCATTTCGCTGTTCTAGACCGCTGAGCGCCCCTCGACAGCGGCTAAATAGGTACCCACACCCTGTATCTTCCACTCACCCAACGATATACCCTCATTCTATGTGATCCAGCGAATGATAATGGACATTGGCCTCGCTCGACGATGGAATGATGCAGTTCGAGGCGAGATGAGATCATGTGATGCCGCACCCTCGGATCAAAACACCAAAGCAGCAACTCGCTGACTTGTATGATGCGCCTGCTTGCCTCTCTGGGCGTCTGAATCCCTGATTTGCTTACTTTACCAACTGCCAGACCCAAGCTGTCATTCGCCTACAAATAACAAGGAGCATCAAGAGGCGAATAGATTGACCATCTGCAAAGTCTGCCAATGTCTTGGTATTTAGCAAAATCTGGCGGTAAACACACCACAAGCGCTGATGTCCTCATTCCATCATTTCTTTCATGCCTCTCCA encodes:
- a CDS encoding uncharacterized protein (EggNog:ENOG41), which encodes MPPLNVNFACALYDRMVPLSTGEVPTPGLNVNFVEVQHPRDIFDRMVANKEFDVSELSASEYITRHVAGDRSFVAIPVFASRVFRHSFICVNTNIVKKPEDLNGKRIGVQLYHMTAAVYIRGILQHEYGVDLSTIEWVQGKMETPGSHGQPSVLPLLKPVKITNNTDPNKSLSDMLESGEVAATIGADIPACLNKVPHVQRLFPNFKDVESDYYKRTGIFPIMHLVAFRREFYEANKFVASALFNALEDSKEIARKRMESLGALRYMLPWLGRDLDEIQETFGGDCWPYGLEENRKTLEAVVQFLYEQNMIERTVPIEELFAPVRRINFRIG